The DNA sequence CGGCGAATCCCAGAAACACAGCATTGAGTCCGGTGATTATATTCGCGAGCACGTCTTTGGCGGTGACCAGCGCTTACAGTCCCTCGTTGAAGATATGAGCGACGAGGAACTGGAGAAGATGAAGCGCGGCGGACACGATCCGGAAAAGGTTTACGCCGCGTATAAAGCCGCGGTGGAACACAAGGGATCGCCGACTGTGATTTTGGCGAAAACGGTCAAAGGATATGGCCTCGGCGAGAGTGGTGAAGGCAAGAACATCACCCACCAGCAGAAAAAGCTGAACGAAGAGGAGATGAAGGAATTCCGGAGCCGGTTTGCCATCCCGCTCTCCGATGATGACGTGGCCAAGATGCCGTTCTACAAGCCGGATGACGATTCGCCGGAGATGGAATATCTCCACGAGCGGCGGAAAAAGCTCGGTGGCTATCTGCCCAAGCGTAATACGGAAGCTCCGGAGCCATTGGACGAGCTAGATCCGGAAATTTTCAAGGAATTTCACGAAGGCACCGAGGACCGGGATGTGGCCACGACTATGGCATTTGTCCGAATCCTGGCTAAACTCCTCCGGAACAAGGATATAGGGAAATACATTGTCCCCATCGTGCCGGACGAGGCGCGAACCTTCGGTATGGAAGCGCTGTTTCGTCAGGTAGGCATCTACTCCCATTCCGGACAGCTCTATGAACCGGTTGATGCTGATACTCTTCTGTATTACAAAGAAGCCAAAGACGGTCAGATCCTGGAAGAGGGCATCACCGAGGCCGGTTCCATGTCCTCGTTCATTGCGGCTGGGACGGCGTACTCTAATCACGGCATCAATACTATTCCGTTTTTCATTTACTACTCGATGTTCGGATTTCAGCGAATCGGGGATTTGATCTGGGCAGCCGGCGATTCCAGAGCCCGCGGATTTATGGTCGGCGGGACTGCCGGTCGCACCACGCTGAACGGTGAAGGCTTGCAGCATCAGGACGGTCACAGCCATCTGCTGGCATACCCGTTACCCAACCTGAGAGCTTACGATCCGGCGTTTGCATTCGAACTGGCGGTTATTATCGAGCACGGTATCAAGGAGATGTACGTCGACCAGAAAAATGTGTTCTATTATCTCACCGTGGAGAACGAGCCGTATCCCATGCCGGCGATGCCGGACGGTGCTGAAGAAGGTATCATTAAAGGATTGTACAAGTTTAAAACGTCCGGGAAAAAGAAGGCCAACCATCACGCGCAGCTCATGGGCAGCGGCGCTATCATGAACAAAGTCATTAAGGCTCAGGAAATCCTGGAGGAGGACTATGACGTCGCAGCCAACGTCTGGAGCGTCACCAGTTACAAGGAGCTCCATCGGGACGCCCTGGATGCCCAGCGATGGAACATGCTGCATCCCGAAAACGATGAGCGCGTGCCGTACGTAACAGAATGTTTCTCCAGTGAAAAAGAGAGCGTTTACGTCGCCGCCTCAGATTATATGAAAGCGCTTCCGGAATCGATTGCATCTTGGATCCCGGGGCGACTGGTATCGCTGGGAACAGACGGATTCGGCCGCAGCGATAGCCGTCAGGCCCTTCGTGACTTCTTTGAAGTGGATGAGCGCTACATTGTGGTGGCAACGTTATACGGGCTCGCCAAAGAAGGGAAAATCGAGATGGCCGAGGTCAAAAAGGCCATCGACGATCTGGATATCGATCCGGAAAAACTGAACCCTATGATTTCGTAAACTGAGAGGTATAGGGCATAAGGTGATAGTGCATATGGCGTGTTGTTTTTATTCCGCTCTCCTGGTCTGATTTAAAAGGAGAAGGGAATGCGGAGAAGGCAGAAGGGTAAATAGATAAAAGAATACGGAAGGAGCGGTATTGGCAATTTCTAATTATAATGTGAGATTTTGTTGTTTCTCCCTGCTCCTTTCTCCTTTTTCCATCCTTCACTATTTTACGCAATACGCGGTACGCAATTTTCAAAATTACGGAGACAAGAGATTGCGCGAGCATCTATTCTTGATTAAAAATACAGCATAACAAAGGATTACCCACATGGCACAGGAATACAAACTTCCCGAACTCGGTGAAAACGTCGAATCCGGCGATATCGTTGGTATACTGGTCGCGGAAGGCGATTACATAGAGGAAGACCAGAATATCCTGGAGATCGAAACGGACAAGGCAGTCATTGAGGTGCCGTCTTCCATAAGTGGCACAGTGAAGAAAATTCATATCTCAGAAGGTGATACCGTCGAAGTCGGCGCCACAATTTTTACCATAGAAGAGGGTGACGCCGCGGCCGAAGCGGAGACCGACGAGGCAACCGAAGAGAAAGCAGAGCCGGAGAAAACCGAGAAGGAGCAGGAGGGGGACACATCCGAGGAGCCAGCGGAAGAAGAACCTGAGCCGGAACCCGAGCCGGAAGCTGCAACCGAAGCGGCTCCTGCTGAAAAGCCGGAAACAGTTGAAACCGCTGGCGGGCGGAAACTCGTACCGGCAGCACCGAGCGTCCGGCGTCTTGCCCGGGAAATTGGCGTGGATATCGCCGAAGTGCCCGGAACCGGCCCTAAGGGACGCATCAGCAAGGAAGACGTGAAAGCGTTTTCCAAGAAATTGCACAAAGAACGCGGAACCGCCGGTGGCGGTGGATTTGCCATGCCGTCCGAACCGCTACCGGACTTCGAAAAGTGGGGCGAAGTGGAACGGGAAGCCATGAGCAACGTCCGGAAAAGCACCGCGGAGCATATGGTGGCGTCGTGGACGCCGGTACCGCACGTGACCCAAAATGATGAGGCCGATATCACCGAACTGGAACGCCTCCGGAAGCAGTGGGCAAAACGGGTGGAAAAAGCCGGCGGAAAACTCACAGTGACCGCAATCCTGTTAAAGGTGGCAGCCGCCGCCTTAAAGAAATTTCCGCAATTCAACGCCAGCATCGATATGGAGAAGAAGGAGATTATCTATAAGAAGTATTACCATATCGGCGTGGCCGTGGACACGGATCGCGGTCTGCTGGTACCGGTGATCCGTGACGTGGATCAGAAGAATATCGTTGAATTATCAGCGGAACTCTCCGAAGTCGCCGAAAAAGCCCGAAACCGCAAACTCGGCCTCGAGGACATGAAGGGCGGATGTTTCAGCATCTCCAACCTCGGTGGCATCGGCGGAACGTCGTTTACCCCGGTGGTCAACAGACCGGAAGTCGCCATACTTGGCGTTTCCCGCGGTAAACGGAAACCGGTCTACATAGACGGCGAATTTGTTCCCAGGATGATGCTGCCGCTCTCGCTCTCGTACGACCACCGCATCATAGATGGCGCCGATGCGGCGAGATTCACCCGTTGGATCTGCGAAGCGCTGGAGGAGCCATTATTGCTGGCGCTGGAAGGATAGGTTTTTTCTTAATCCTAATCTTACTCTTAATCTTAATCCCCGTGATGAGATGAGGTTACGATTTACTCAAACTGCTGAAAAGGTGAAATACCGTGAAATCACAAGATAAAGGCAAGCCCGTTAAGAGCAGGACGTATTTTGATCATGAAAAACTCAAGGTATATCAAATATCTCTAAAATTCCTTGGTTGGTTGGAAGAATTATTTCCCGAACGTCCAAAAGGAAGAGCTGTCATAAAGCAACTCGATCGTGCAGCCGTTTCTATTCCATTGAATATTGCTGAAGGTAACGGTAAATACACCCAGTCAGATCGCTGTAATTATTTTGATATAGCCAGAGGCTCGGCATTAGAATGTGCCGCCAGCCTTGATGTGCTCGTCGCTCAGGGGATTAAGGAGTTGACTGATATTGAATCCGGGAAAGGTATACTACGATCAATCGTTTCGATGCTTGTGGGATTGATAAAAGCGAATTCAGATCGCGTTCATGATCCGTTAGATGATGTTTACGCCAGTGATTTTGATGAAGCATAAAAGATAACAGCGATTATGAGTAAGATTAGGATTAAGATTAAGAAAAAACGATTGAGTTTAATAATTGTAATACGATAGGATTATAATCGATGGCAAATAAATCTACTCAGCTAGCAGTCCTCGGCGGCGGGCCCGGCGGATACGCCGCGGCGTTTATGGCCGCCGATCTGGGACTGGACGTGACAATGGTTAATCTGGAAGAGAACCCCGGCGGTGTCTGCCTGTATCGGGGATGTATTCCGTCCAAGGCGCTCCTCCATGTGGCGAAAGTGATTACTGAGTCCAGAGAAGCCTCCGAGTGGGGGATTACATTCGACGAGCCGGAGATTGACCTGGACAAGCTGAGGTCATGGAAGAACGACGTAGTGAGCCAGATGACCGGCGGACTCAAAACCCTCAGCGGGCAGCGAAAAATCACCTATATCCAGGGACGCGGACAGTTCACCGGCCCAAACTCCATGAGCATTGAAACTGATGATGGCGAAAAAACTCTGGAATTTGAACACGCTATCCTCGCCACCGGTTCGGTGCCCGTAGAAATCCCCGGACTGTCGCTGGATGACGAGCGAGTCATGGACTCCACCGGAGCGCTGGAACTCCCGGAACTCCCGGGGAAAATGCTGGTCATCGGCGGGGGATATATCGGACTGGAACTGGGACAGGTTTACAGCGCACTTGGTTCGGAAGTCTCTGTAGTGGAAATGATGTCCAATTTGCTACCCGGCGCGGATCAGGATCTGGTGAAACACGTGGCGAATCGAGTCAAAAGCCAGTTCGTCGATGTTATGACCGACTCTAAAGTTACTGAGATGAAAGCCCAGAAGAACGGCATCAAGGTGACCATCGAAGACAAGGACGGCGGGCAGCAAAACAAGATTTACGATCGGGTGCTGATGTCAATTGGACGAAAGACGGTCACCGACGGACTGGGACTTGAGAACACTGCCATCGAAATTGATGACAACGGATTCGTCGTCACAGACGAACAGTGCCGGACGGCGGAGGACTCCATCTTCGCCATCGGTGATATCGCCGGCGAACCCATGCTGGCGCACAAAGCATCCCACGAAGGCATCGTTGCTGCCGAGGTTATCTCTGGCGAAAAGGCGGCGTTCGAGCCGTACGCCATTCCCGCAGTCGTGTTCACCGATCCCGAGCTGGCGTGGGCCGGACTCACCGAATCTCAGGCAAAGAAAGAGGACATTGATTACGAACTGGCACGATTCCCATGGGCAGCGTCTGGACGCGCAACCACATTGGGCCGCAGCGACGGCATGACCAAACTCCTCATCGATCCCGAAACCGAGCGCATCCTTGGAATGGGCATTGTCGGGCCCGGCGCCGGTGAGCTGATCGCCGAGGGAGTGCTGGCTATTGAAATGGCCGCCACTGCCGAAGATCTGAAAATGAGCATCCATCCCCATCCGACTCTTTCGGAGACGGTGATGGAATCCGCAGAAGTCTTCTTTGGGCACAGTACGCATATTTACCGGCCGAAGAGGAAATAAATCTCTGTAAAACTGAAACGTAGCGCTTGAAGTCCTGGTATCGGGACTTTAAGCGCTTTTCTTATTTAGAGCCGTTACTCTCCGCTTGAATCTGGAACGGGGAGGGAATATATTCATCTGTTGCAGAGGAATTGAAGAGAGATTTTTGACAACTGAGGCTGTGCTAGACGGGGCGGTAGCGGTGCCCTGAACCTGCAACCCGCTATAGCAGGGTCGACGGCCGGGATGAGGATTGCCGACCTGGGCGGTTTGCGGTGAGCGGTGTTGAACACTGGAGTCCTGCGCAATAGGAAAATGCCAAACCCCGTCAGGCCCGGAAGGGAGCAGCGGTAGGCATCGTACTATGTGCCGCAGGGTCACTCCGGTGGAGCTGGCTGCTGTAAAGCGTTCAGCCACCGGCGGTTCGAACCTGGTGCACAGCCTTTTTTTATATTGGGGCTGAAGCCCCGCATTTGATATCGATTGAATAATTTGAATTATTAATGGTGAATTTTACAAACAACTCAACTCCATCCCTCCCAAAGGGGTGAGTTGTGTTTTATGTTCGACCTCTAATGACTATGGAATTTATATTACTTTGAAAACCACACCATCTAACCAGGAATAATAACCTCACATGGCCTATCAAGTCCTGTCCAGAAAATGGCGGCCTCAGAAATTCGAAGATGTCATCGGCCAGCAACATGTGACGTCCACACTGCAGAACTCCATCGAGCAGGACAGGCTCGCCCACGCCTATCTGTTTACCGGGCCGCGTGGCATCGGGAAGACGACGACGGCACGTATCCTCGCAAAATATCTGAATTGTAAAAATCCCAAAGATCTGAATCCGTGTAACGAGTGCAAGAACTGCACGGAAATCACAGCCGGACGGAGTTTTGATGTCCGCGAGATTGACGGCGCGTCCAATACCGGGGTGGACAACATCCGGGATCTCAGGGAAGAGGTCAAGTATCCGCCAACGGACGGCGACTTCAAGATCTACATCATCGATGAGGTACATATGCTCTCCACCTCGGCGTTTAACGCGCTGCTGAAAACCCTGGAGGAGCCGCCCTCACACGTCAAGTTTATTTTCGCCACCACCGAACCGGAAAAAGTCCTGCCGACCATCATCTCCCGAACCCAGCGGTTCGATTTCAAACGGATCCCCTTACCAAAGATTATCGGGTTGCTGAAGACTATCTGCGAGTCGGAAGACGTGGACATCAGCGACGGAGCACTCACACTTATCGCCCGGAAGGCCGACGGCAGCATGCGGGACGCCGAGAGCCTGCTGGATCAGGTGATTTCGTTCTCCGGCGAGGAAGTCACCGACGAAAGCGTCGCCAGCATCCTCGGTATCGTCAGTTACGATCTGTATTTGCACCTCAGCGAAATTTTGCACGAACACGATGTCTCCGGTGCGCTGGATCTGATATCCGAAGTCATGAGTGCCGGGTATGACCTGAGCGAATTCCTGGACGGCCTCTCCGACTTCTGGCGGAACCTGTTGGTGCTGGACTCCACGGACGATTACTCGCTGCTGGACGTCCCGGACAGCTACCGGGAAGAATTCGAATCAGCCGCTGCAGAATACGACTCCCGGGATCTGTTGCGTCTGCTGAATCTAACTCTCTCCGCTCAACAGCAGTTTCGCGATGCCCGGAGCCATCGCATCTTTGTGGAGAACTTTCTGCTAAAACTGGTACACTTTACTGAGAGCATCACTCTGGATCAATTGGCAGGCGACGGGAAGGGGGGAAGTCCTCCGGAATCAACACCCTCCGAAAAACAAACTGAAGAATCCAAATCATCGAAATCTTCCTCAGGGACCACTTCCAAGACCCGGCGGAATATCGGACAAAAAAAAACTAGACTTCCTGGCTCAGAAGACAAATCCGGGAAAGTATCCGACAAATCAGGGCAGAAATCCGCCAATCCAACAGGGAAATCCGGACAAAACCCCGGAAAACCGGCTGTTGAATCAGCGAAAAAGCCGGAAACACAGGAATCCAAGGCATCAGAGACCCTGCCGTTAAGTGAATTTCAGGAGAGATGGCCGGAGTTCGCGGAATTTGTCCACGAGAACAAGCCCATCCTTGGAGAATACCTGAGCGAGTGCGTGCCGAATCGGGCTGAGGGTAAGGTTTTGAGCGTAGTATTCGATACTTCAGCGAAATTCCACATGAAGAGCATAGAGCGGAAGTCCAGACAGGTGGAGAAACTCATTAAAAAATTCTTCGACGCAGAAGTCCGGTTCAAGTGCCTGCTGGGTGATACCGGGAAAAAGTCGGAAGATGACGAGGGGGAAGATATCATCGACGATCCCATCACGCAGGCGATCATCAGCAACTTCGATGGGGAAATTATTAACTGAAATACTAATTGCACGCAGATGAACGCAGAAAAAACGGATTACCACAGATAAATTTGAAACTCAAAACAGAAAATATTTTTTTAGCCGCGAAGGAACGCGAAGAAAGCACAAAGAACAGAAAGAACAAGTAAACCAATGAACGAACATCATCCCAATCTCAGGTGCTACTAATATGTAATGCAATCCATTTATAAGCCTATGAACTCAACCATTGACCGATTTTAACTGGAACACTGGAACACATGAACACTTTAACACTACGATACCGAACGGTAAGAATCTATATTGCCCGAGTCAGAAATCAATAATTTAGAAAACAAAAGAGGGGTCAGAAGAAATATGGCAAAAGGCGGAATGGGCAACCTGATGAAACAGGCACAGAAAGCCCAACAGAAAATGGCAGAAGCACAGGAACAGCTCGGCGACATTACGGTCGAGGGTACGGCCGGCGGCGGTATGGTCACCGTAACAGCCAACGGCAACCAGGAGATCCTGGAAGTGGACATCGAGGAAGAAGTGATGGAAGACGATGTGGAGATCCTGGAAGATCTGATCGTGGCGGCCGTCAACCAGGCGCTTGAGAAAGCGAGCGAGGCCGCGCAGGAAAAGATGAACGAAGCCACCGGCGGACTGCTGGGCAACCTCCCGAAAGGGATGAATATCCCGGGACTGTAACCCATGCAGGGAATCCCCGAGTCGCTGCAGCAGCTTATTGACGAATTCAAAAAATTCCCCGGCGTTGGGCGGAAGACCGCCCAGCGGTTGGCGTTCCACATTCTGAAGGTCAACCGCGAAGACGCCGCATCCCTGGCCAACGCCATCCTGGCCACAAAGGATAACATCAAATATTGCAGCCAGTGCTATAACATCTCCGAGGCCGATCCCTGTGAAATCTGTGAAGATCCCAAGCGCGATCGCTCGGTGCTGTGCGTGGTGGAGGACGCCATGGATGTCATCGCCATCGAGAAGACCAGCGAGTACCGGGGACTGTATCACGTGCTTGGCGGACTGCTCTCGCCGCTTGACGGCGTCGGCCCGGACGATCTGAATATTCAGGGCATCGAAAATCGTCTGGACGAAGTGGAGGAGGTCATCCTGGCCACCAAT is a window from the Candidatus Neomarinimicrobiota bacterium genome containing:
- a CDS encoding YbaB/EbfC family nucleoid-associated protein, whose amino-acid sequence is MAKGGMGNLMKQAQKAQQKMAEAQEQLGDITVEGTAGGGMVTVTANGNQEILEVDIEEEVMEDDVEILEDLIVAAVNQALEKASEAAQEKMNEATGGLLGNLPKGMNIPGL
- the dnaX gene encoding DNA polymerase III subunit gamma/tau, with amino-acid sequence MAYQVLSRKWRPQKFEDVIGQQHVTSTLQNSIEQDRLAHAYLFTGPRGIGKTTTARILAKYLNCKNPKDLNPCNECKNCTEITAGRSFDVREIDGASNTGVDNIRDLREEVKYPPTDGDFKIYIIDEVHMLSTSAFNALLKTLEEPPSHVKFIFATTEPEKVLPTIISRTQRFDFKRIPLPKIIGLLKTICESEDVDISDGALTLIARKADGSMRDAESLLDQVISFSGEEVTDESVASILGIVSYDLYLHLSEILHEHDVSGALDLISEVMSAGYDLSEFLDGLSDFWRNLLVLDSTDDYSLLDVPDSYREEFESAAAEYDSRDLLRLLNLTLSAQQQFRDARSHRIFVENFLLKLVHFTESITLDQLAGDGKGGSPPESTPSEKQTEESKSSKSSSGTTSKTRRNIGQKKTRLPGSEDKSGKVSDKSGQKSANPTGKSGQNPGKPAVESAKKPETQESKASETLPLSEFQERWPEFAEFVHENKPILGEYLSECVPNRAEGKVLSVVFDTSAKFHMKSIERKSRQVEKLIKKFFDAEVRFKCLLGDTGKKSEDDEGEDIIDDPITQAIISNFDGEIIN
- the aceE gene encoding pyruvate dehydrogenase (acetyl-transferring), homodimeric type, yielding MSNNNSEAQQYNEVERREWLESLDYVLEHGGPDRVKQLLQVMENRAYEEGVRLPFTANTPYVNTIHVDEQPPFPGSREIERRIKSLCRWNAMAMVVRANKEEDGIGGHISTYASSATLYEVGFNHFFRASEDGYGGDQIYFQGHASPGMYARAFLEGRLTETQLRNFRRELREGGGVSSYPHPWLMPDFWQFPTVSMGLGPIQAIYHARFIRYLEDRGLKEPDDHKVWAFLGDGETDEPETLGAISLASRENLDNLIFVINCNLQRLDGPVRGNSKIVQELEAVFRGAGWNVIKALWGSQWDPLFEKDEDGVLSQKLLDIVDGESQKHSIESGDYIREHVFGGDQRLQSLVEDMSDEELEKMKRGGHDPEKVYAAYKAAVEHKGSPTVILAKTVKGYGLGESGEGKNITHQQKKLNEEEMKEFRSRFAIPLSDDDVAKMPFYKPDDDSPEMEYLHERRKKLGGYLPKRNTEAPEPLDELDPEIFKEFHEGTEDRDVATTMAFVRILAKLLRNKDIGKYIVPIVPDEARTFGMEALFRQVGIYSHSGQLYEPVDADTLLYYKEAKDGQILEEGITEAGSMSSFIAAGTAYSNHGINTIPFFIYYSMFGFQRIGDLIWAAGDSRARGFMVGGTAGRTTLNGEGLQHQDGHSHLLAYPLPNLRAYDPAFAFELAVIIEHGIKEMYVDQKNVFYYLTVENEPYPMPAMPDGAEEGIIKGLYKFKTSGKKKANHHAQLMGSGAIMNKVIKAQEILEEDYDVAANVWSVTSYKELHRDALDAQRWNMLHPENDERVPYVTECFSSEKESVYVAASDYMKALPESIASWIPGRLVSLGTDGFGRSDSRQALRDFFEVDERYIVVATLYGLAKEGKIEMAEVKKAIDDLDIDPEKLNPMIS
- the lpdA gene encoding dihydrolipoyl dehydrogenase — protein: MANKSTQLAVLGGGPGGYAAAFMAADLGLDVTMVNLEENPGGVCLYRGCIPSKALLHVAKVITESREASEWGITFDEPEIDLDKLRSWKNDVVSQMTGGLKTLSGQRKITYIQGRGQFTGPNSMSIETDDGEKTLEFEHAILATGSVPVEIPGLSLDDERVMDSTGALELPELPGKMLVIGGGYIGLELGQVYSALGSEVSVVEMMSNLLPGADQDLVKHVANRVKSQFVDVMTDSKVTEMKAQKNGIKVTIEDKDGGQQNKIYDRVLMSIGRKTVTDGLGLENTAIEIDDNGFVVTDEQCRTAEDSIFAIGDIAGEPMLAHKASHEGIVAAEVISGEKAAFEPYAIPAVVFTDPELAWAGLTESQAKKEDIDYELARFPWAASGRATTLGRSDGMTKLLIDPETERILGMGIVGPGAGELIAEGVLAIEMAATAEDLKMSIHPHPTLSETVMESAEVFFGHSTHIYRPKRK
- a CDS encoding 2-oxo acid dehydrogenase subunit E2 yields the protein MAQEYKLPELGENVESGDIVGILVAEGDYIEEDQNILEIETDKAVIEVPSSISGTVKKIHISEGDTVEVGATIFTIEEGDAAAEAETDEATEEKAEPEKTEKEQEGDTSEEPAEEEPEPEPEPEAATEAAPAEKPETVETAGGRKLVPAAPSVRRLAREIGVDIAEVPGTGPKGRISKEDVKAFSKKLHKERGTAGGGGFAMPSEPLPDFEKWGEVEREAMSNVRKSTAEHMVASWTPVPHVTQNDEADITELERLRKQWAKRVEKAGGKLTVTAILLKVAAAALKKFPQFNASIDMEKKEIIYKKYYHIGVAVDTDRGLLVPVIRDVDQKNIVELSAELSEVAEKARNRKLGLEDMKGGCFSISNLGGIGGTSFTPVVNRPEVAILGVSRGKRKPVYIDGEFVPRMMLPLSLSYDHRIIDGADAARFTRWICEALEEPLLLALEG
- a CDS encoding four helix bundle protein, coding for MKSQDKGKPVKSRTYFDHEKLKVYQISLKFLGWLEELFPERPKGRAVIKQLDRAAVSIPLNIAEGNGKYTQSDRCNYFDIARGSALECAASLDVLVAQGIKELTDIESGKGILRSIVSMLVGLIKANSDRVHDPLDDVYASDFDEA
- the recR gene encoding recombination mediator RecR, which produces MQGIPESLQQLIDEFKKFPGVGRKTAQRLAFHILKVNREDAASLANAILATKDNIKYCSQCYNISEADPCEICEDPKRDRSVLCVVEDAMDVIAIEKTSEYRGLYHVLGGLLSPLDGVGPDDLNIQGIENRLDEVEEVILATNPSVEGETTAHYLTKLLKSNDVNVSRLARGIPVGSDVEYIDEATLARALEGRVTV